One genomic window of bacterium includes the following:
- the fusA gene encoding elongation factor G: MRDYPLERIRDIGIIAHIDAGKTTVSERVLFYTGISHKIGEVHEGDTVMDWMEQERERGITITSAATACFWTPYGKDKKTHEYRINLIDTPGHIDFTVEVKRSLRVLDGAVVVFDGVAGVEPQSETNWHYADEYHVPRICFINKLDRAGASFERSFASILERLTPNAIRMHLPIGEEDRFEGVVDLLLMKAYRFEGEHGERIVESVVPADLQERAKELRHELIEKVVEKDDKAMEQYLAGVEPPIEEVKRIIRRATINNALIPVLVGSALKNKGVQFMLDAVVDYLPSPLDRPPVTGTHPRTGEDLVRSADDQAPFSALAFKVATDPFVGSLTYFRVYSGRVEAGSYVYNAGTGDKERIGRILQMHANHREEIKEVWAGGIAAAVGLKGTTTGDTLCDLDNPIILEKIIFPEPVISQRIEPKTKADQEKMGLALKRLSDEDPTFRIKGDEETGDTIISGMGELHLEIIVDRMKREFKVEANVGTPQVAYKETIKGTAEAEGKYIKQTGGHGQYGHVWLRLEALERGAGFEFESKLRGGVIPQEYISAVQKGVKEAMERGVVAGYPLQDMRVTLYDGSYHDVDSSEIAFKIAASMALQEGVRRAKPIILEPVMKVEAVTPEKFLGDVTGDLSSKRARIENLGQRAQLKIVDAAVPLAEMFGYATKLRSMTEGRASYTMEFSSYEEVPRNVAEEIINGRKK, from the coding sequence ATGAGAGACTATCCTCTCGAGCGTATACGAGATATTGGCATCATTGCTCATATCGACGCCGGAAAAACCACCGTTTCCGAGCGTGTTTTGTTTTACACCGGCATCTCGCATAAAATTGGCGAGGTGCACGAGGGCGATACCGTGATGGATTGGATGGAGCAGGAACGGGAGCGCGGCATCACCATCACTTCGGCGGCTACTGCATGTTTTTGGACGCCCTACGGCAAAGACAAAAAGACGCACGAGTATCGCATTAACCTTATAGATACGCCGGGACATATCGACTTTACGGTTGAAGTAAAACGCTCCCTGCGGGTGCTGGACGGGGCTGTGGTAGTGTTCGATGGCGTTGCGGGAGTGGAACCTCAAAGCGAAACCAACTGGCACTATGCGGACGAATACCACGTACCGCGCATCTGCTTTATCAACAAGCTCGATAGGGCGGGCGCGAGCTTTGAGCGAAGCTTCGCTTCTATTCTTGAACGGCTGACCCCGAACGCCATACGCATGCATCTTCCTATTGGCGAGGAAGATAGATTTGAAGGAGTGGTGGATCTGCTTCTCATGAAAGCATATCGGTTTGAAGGGGAACACGGGGAGCGCATTGTGGAAAGCGTCGTCCCGGCGGATCTGCAGGAACGCGCCAAAGAACTTCGCCATGAACTTATTGAAAAAGTTGTGGAAAAGGACGATAAGGCCATGGAGCAGTATTTGGCCGGAGTCGAGCCGCCTATCGAAGAAGTAAAACGAATTATTCGCAGGGCCACCATTAACAACGCACTTATTCCTGTTTTGGTTGGCTCCGCCTTAAAAAATAAAGGCGTACAGTTCATGCTTGACGCGGTGGTGGATTACTTACCATCGCCCCTGGATCGTCCCCCGGTTACAGGAACTCATCCAAGAACGGGAGAAGATCTCGTTCGTTCTGCCGACGACCAGGCTCCGTTTTCGGCCTTGGCATTTAAAGTGGCCACCGATCCGTTTGTCGGCTCGCTCACTTACTTCCGGGTCTACTCTGGAAGGGTAGAGGCCGGGTCCTATGTGTATAACGCAGGGACCGGTGACAAAGAGCGCATCGGGCGCATTTTGCAGATGCATGCAAACCACCGGGAAGAAATCAAAGAAGTTTGGGCCGGTGGCATTGCCGCCGCGGTAGGGCTTAAGGGCACTACGACCGGGGATACGCTCTGCGACCTGGACAATCCCATCATACTTGAAAAAATTATTTTTCCGGAACCGGTAATTTCCCAGCGAATTGAACCAAAGACGAAGGCCGACCAGGAGAAAATGGGGTTGGCGTTAAAACGCCTGTCCGACGAAGATCCGACGTTTCGCATCAAGGGAGATGAAGAAACCGGTGACACGATTATCTCCGGCATGGGCGAATTGCACCTCGAGATCATTGTTGATCGCATGAAGCGGGAATTTAAGGTGGAAGCGAACGTCGGTACGCCACAGGTCGCATATAAAGAGACCATCAAAGGGACGGCTGAAGCCGAAGGAAAATACATCAAGCAGACGGGAGGACATGGGCAGTACGGCCACGTCTGGCTGAGGCTCGAGGCCCTGGAACGCGGAGCCGGATTCGAATTTGAAAGCAAGCTTCGGGGGGGCGTTATCCCGCAGGAGTACATCTCGGCGGTGCAAAAAGGCGTAAAGGAAGCTATGGAGCGGGGAGTTGTTGCCGGATACCCGTTGCAAGACATGCGGGTTACTCTTTATGATGGCTCATACCACGACGTGGACTCTTCCGAGATAGCTTTTAAAATTGCGGCATCCATGGCGTTACAAGAAGGCGTGAGACGCGCAAAGCCCATTATTTTGGAGCCGGTAATGAAAGTAGAGGCCGTAACGCCAGAAAAATTCCTTGGAGACGTTACCGGGGATCTATCCAGCAAGCGGGCGCGCATAGAAAACCTGGGACAGCGGGCCCAGTTGAAAATTGTTGACGCGGCGGTACCACTTGCAGAAATGTTCGGCTATGCCACAAAGCTCCGCAGCATGACGGAGGGCAGAGCTTCCTACACAATGGAGTTCTCCAGTTACGAGGAGGTGCCACGCAATGTTGCCGAAGAAATCATTAATGGAAGAAAAAAATAA
- the rnpA gene encoding ribonuclease P protein component codes for MLSGINRLKKRQDVLFVLEKGTQTRGRFFRLKASRTTRIAPPRIAVIVSAKEAKKAVTRNSIKRRTREVVKKCMPALFGYDLLIFPSKNIQDADFFDLVKELTYHANTLKNRNKSY; via the coding sequence ATGCTCTCCGGCATTAACAGGTTGAAAAAGAGACAGGACGTTCTTTTTGTGTTGGAAAAAGGAACGCAGACCCGAGGAAGATTTTTCCGCCTGAAGGCTTCAAGAACAACAAGGATAGCGCCGCCTCGCATAGCCGTTATAGTGAGCGCCAAAGAAGCAAAAAAGGCGGTTACAAGAAACTCTATAAAACGAAGAACAAGGGAGGTTGTCAAGAAATGTATGCCCGCCCTCTTCGGATATGATCTGCTTATCTTTCCTTCAAAAAACATCCAGGACGCAGATTTTTTTGATTTAGTAAAGGAGCTTACTTATCATGCGAACACTCTCAAAAACCGCAACAAATCTTATTGA
- the rpsG gene encoding 30S ribosomal protein S7 has protein sequence MRRKRKLKTTIQPDAKYASAVVAKFINYLMERGKKSTAERIMYTALVRMGEKTKKDPLEAFDAAIKNATPQLELKSRRVGGANYQVPREVRGERKMFLACKWLINGARTRKGKPMAQKLAEELIDAANNTGYAIKKKADTHRMAEANKAFAHFSW, from the coding sequence ATGAGGCGTAAACGAAAACTAAAAACAACCATTCAGCCGGACGCAAAGTACGCGAGCGCCGTCGTCGCAAAATTTATTAATTACCTTATGGAGCGGGGCAAGAAATCCACTGCGGAGCGAATTATGTATACGGCGCTGGTCCGCATGGGCGAAAAAACAAAAAAGGATCCCCTTGAAGCCTTTGACGCCGCCATAAAAAACGCTACGCCGCAGCTTGAACTTAAATCCAGACGCGTGGGCGGCGCGAACTATCAGGTTCCGCGTGAAGTGCGGGGAGAACGGAAAATGTTTTTGGCGTGCAAATGGCTTATTAACGGGGCAAGGACCCGGAAGGGCAAGCCTATGGCGCAAAAGCTTGCGGAAGAGCTTATCGATGCGGCCAATAACACGGGATACGCGATAAAGAAAAAGGCGGACACTCACCGGATGGCGGAAGCGAACAAGGCATTTGCACACTTCTCCTGGTAA
- the dnaN gene encoding DNA polymerase III subunit beta codes for MKFSCIRSYFLNAASSVERIIEKNSTLPILQNIFIKVEKGKTTLSTTNLEIGIHASFQSKADEEGSFTVPAKTLLNFLMYVDTEKITVHTKGTNLIINAGSHKADIKGLDATNFPIIPEITESFSTSLPAEEFFSALSSLTFLSSMGDLRPELAGVFCSFEKNQLRMAATDSFRLGEFILKIPTPKKETTCIIPTRTVNEIIRLFTGAEAVTLKLSANQILIKTQEKELISRLIEEKYPDYTAVIPTSSTTRTYLKREEFMQALRAASVFSGKTREVKINIFPEEKKYIIESRNADIGEHKSEISCDGNGKNVTVSVNYQYFLDALGKISDEMISFENNNETDPILLKGLAGAGPRYIIMPLRSY; via the coding sequence ATGAAATTTTCCTGCATCAGATCATATTTTCTAAACGCGGCAAGCTCCGTTGAAAGAATAATAGAAAAAAATAGCACGCTTCCCATTCTTCAAAATATTTTTATTAAAGTTGAAAAAGGGAAGACCACACTTTCCACGACAAACCTTGAAATAGGCATACATGCTTCATTCCAATCAAAAGCGGACGAGGAAGGATCTTTTACCGTTCCTGCAAAAACCCTATTGAATTTTCTTATGTATGTGGATACAGAAAAGATAACAGTCCACACAAAAGGAACAAATCTTATTATAAATGCCGGCTCTCATAAGGCGGACATTAAAGGACTTGACGCAACTAATTTTCCTATCATTCCTGAAATAACCGAAAGCTTTTCTACTTCTCTGCCTGCAGAAGAATTTTTTTCAGCTCTTTCTTCCCTAACTTTTCTTTCTTCAATGGGAGACCTGCGGCCGGAGCTTGCGGGAGTTTTTTGCAGTTTTGAAAAAAACCAACTGCGCATGGCTGCAACAGACAGTTTTCGTCTCGGAGAATTTATTTTAAAAATCCCTACCCCAAAGAAAGAAACGACCTGTATTATACCTACGCGAACCGTAAACGAAATAATCCGCTTATTCACCGGGGCCGAAGCCGTTACCTTAAAACTAAGTGCCAATCAAATTCTCATCAAAACACAGGAAAAAGAGCTCATCTCCCGCCTCATCGAAGAAAAATACCCCGATTATACGGCAGTTATTCCGACATCAAGCACAACCAGAACATATCTTAAAAGGGAAGAGTTTATGCAGGCCTTGCGCGCCGCAAGCGTTTTTAGCGGAAAGACGCGTGAGGTAAAAATTAATATTTTTCCGGAAGAAAAAAAATATATTATAGAAAGCCGCAATGCCGACATAGGAGAACACAAAAGCGAAATTTCTTGCGACGGAAACGGAAAAAACGTGACGGTATCGGTTAACTATCAGTATTTCCTTGATGCCCTCGGGAAGATTTCCGACGAAATGATTTCTTTTGAGAACAACAACGAAACAGACCCCATTCTTCTTAAGGGGCTTGCGGGCGCCGGACCAAGATATATTATTATGCCGTTGCGCTCGTATTAG
- a CDS encoding transglycosylase domain-containing protein, producing the protein MRFLRVERLWRTVKKHRIATILTFFSVFVALWVYVLPYDLPTEEEMFGFSPQLSGKIITSDGVPLGEFGREYRTFVPYKNIPKTLEYAVLSAEDKEFWWHPGVNPFRMIIMAIENSLAGKIKGGASTMTQQVVRMRFLQEEMYREWHKKPSGKHERWFRKIREARMALRWEFVLWRHFGWNRRKAKEVIFEQYASLVFLGRFPSPKGGAPQYGFVAASDFYFGKKLADLEPHEAALLAALIQNPVKYSPFKKGNEEEALGRRFIVLDRMHRNGYLTRDQFETYIKKPLGVRDLRTNPWNARSFAPSAVGFALESLSKEDRDRLYLFGPAVFTTIDASVQNIADAALENGLLAYRQRHYDQPEKQKKITGLALVLKNNGDIVAVSEGGTNPWYGFRYLWQANRQLGSAFKPFVYLALLAHGWGIGRDDEKPCLLNDGYVSVKMGNGKRKTINNYDGKHKGIIPCWLALAESRNAATMWAVLHMVDINDVIRIAKQAGLKGNFSSYVDAKGDVHHYPTAALGAVEATPLNIALAYATIANGGCLIDKGRIVDRVMYPTGIPEEFPGKDFKNDCAQVIPQDTEAKLLAMLRGPILWQHGTAHYILGKGSPWLKNGPPLPFPVIAKTGTTNNFKDAWISISTCGQKGYTVLVWLGFEDNTSIGDDAHGVNDPHKEPGGKGPGKIAKTIMEDLYQDVPPEKLPTCPEFSEQMIRDAITQGQTGFSKK; encoded by the coding sequence ATGCGTTTTCTGCGCGTCGAACGTCTTTGGAGAACGGTAAAAAAACACAGGATAGCGACCATTCTGACGTTTTTTTCTGTGTTCGTTGCATTGTGGGTTTACGTGCTTCCATACGATCTGCCGACCGAAGAAGAAATGTTCGGATTTTCTCCACAGCTTTCCGGGAAAATAATCACATCGGATGGCGTGCCTCTTGGAGAGTTCGGTAGAGAATACCGGACTTTCGTTCCTTACAAAAATATTCCAAAAACCCTTGAATACGCCGTACTTTCCGCAGAGGATAAAGAGTTTTGGTGGCATCCGGGAGTTAATCCGTTTCGAATGATTATTATGGCAATCGAGAATTCTCTTGCGGGGAAAATTAAGGGCGGAGCTTCAACGATGACCCAGCAGGTTGTTAGGATGCGTTTTTTACAGGAAGAGATGTATCGCGAATGGCATAAAAAACCATCTGGGAAACACGAAAGGTGGTTTAGAAAAATCCGGGAAGCGCGCATGGCGCTTCGTTGGGAGTTTGTGCTCTGGCGCCACTTCGGATGGAATCGGAGAAAAGCCAAAGAGGTAATTTTTGAACAGTACGCTTCATTGGTCTTTCTTGGAAGGTTCCCGAGTCCCAAAGGAGGCGCACCGCAATACGGATTTGTTGCGGCGTCAGATTTCTATTTCGGGAAAAAGCTTGCGGATCTAGAGCCGCACGAAGCCGCGCTTCTTGCGGCACTCATCCAAAATCCCGTCAAATACTCTCCCTTCAAAAAAGGGAACGAGGAAGAGGCTCTTGGACGAAGATTCATCGTACTCGATCGGATGCATAGGAACGGCTATCTTACGCGAGATCAATTTGAGACGTACATTAAAAAACCTCTTGGAGTAAGGGACCTGCGCACTAATCCGTGGAACGCGCGCAGCTTTGCTCCGTCAGCGGTCGGCTTTGCCCTTGAAAGCCTTTCCAAGGAAGACCGGGACCGCTTATATCTTTTTGGGCCGGCCGTCTTCACAACCATCGATGCGTCCGTTCAGAACATCGCGGATGCGGCTTTGGAAAATGGTCTTCTGGCATACCGCCAGCGCCATTACGACCAGCCGGAAAAACAAAAAAAGATAACGGGGCTTGCTTTGGTTCTTAAAAACAACGGCGACATTGTCGCTGTCTCTGAGGGCGGAACAAATCCTTGGTATGGATTTCGCTATCTCTGGCAGGCAAATCGCCAGCTCGGCTCCGCGTTCAAGCCGTTTGTCTACCTTGCCTTGCTTGCTCATGGGTGGGGAATCGGCAGAGACGACGAAAAACCCTGTCTGCTCAATGATGGATATGTAAGTGTGAAAATGGGCAATGGCAAAAGAAAAACAATAAATAATTACGACGGAAAGCACAAAGGGATAATTCCTTGTTGGCTTGCGCTTGCGGAATCACGGAACGCTGCGACAATGTGGGCGGTTCTGCATATGGTCGACATTAACGATGTGATAAGGATTGCCAAACAAGCGGGTCTGAAGGGGAATTTTTCGTCTTACGTCGACGCAAAAGGAGACGTTCATCACTATCCAACGGCAGCACTTGGCGCCGTGGAAGCTACGCCGCTTAATATCGCGCTTGCATACGCAACAATCGCAAACGGCGGGTGCTTAATTGACAAGGGGCGTATTGTTGATCGGGTGATGTATCCGACAGGAATACCGGAAGAATTTCCTGGGAAGGACTTTAAAAACGATTGTGCGCAAGTAATTCCTCAAGACACTGAGGCCAAGCTTCTTGCCATGCTTCGCGGCCCGATACTGTGGCAACACGGCACTGCGCACTACATACTCGGGAAAGGAAGCCCCTGGCTTAAAAACGGACCGCCTCTTCCTTTCCCCGTAATTGCAAAAACAGGAACAACAAATAACTTCAAAGATGCTTGGATCAGCATCTCCACGTGTGGCCAGAAAGGATATACGGTGCTTGTGTGGCTTGGTTTTGAAGACAACACCTCTATCGGAGACGATGCACATGGCGTAAACGATCCGCACAAAGAACCGGGCGGCAAAGGACCCGGAAAGATCGCAAAAACCATCATGGAGGATCTTTACCAAGACGTGCCTCCGGAAAAACTACCTACGTGTCCCGAGTTTTCCGAGCAAATGATACGGGACGCGATAACACAGGGCCAGACGGGTTTTTCCAAAAAATAA
- a CDS encoding thiolase family protein: MHQEVAIIGSGMTQCRSRWVERTFWNLAQEAVADAVKDAGIHINEIKAGVAGIYNDIFEFQAIPESGLQGIVGLANKPLIRVSNGGATGAYSMLAGHNMVASGQYDLVVVFGVEKALDCYDYEARSATPAVVQTIGYSWDPWFERPLGAHASESYAEVVQAYMDEHPGDLAPMARAKVVELLCQHAQNNPYAQRLGEKVTADQVLRSRYIVYPIRSLETCVYTEGACALIFASEDVARSMQRIGKTPVWISGVGAANEPYFVGRDISRYKVLHRIYSDYLATKQALEMAHLSINDIQIIELHDAYIPQFMITLAEMGVTPLGRANDLVEEGIIMPGGRLLVNPSGGLVFGGHFVGGSNMMSTWSVMREFRERNLQFGMIHGTGASLSMYGSVFVLERRS; this comes from the coding sequence ATGCATCAAGAAGTTGCGATAATCGGCTCGGGAATGACGCAGTGTCGGTCGCGGTGGGTCGAGAGAACATTTTGGAACCTTGCACAAGAGGCGGTTGCCGACGCCGTAAAAGACGCGGGCATCCATATCAACGAAATAAAGGCCGGTGTTGCGGGTATTTACAACGACATCTTTGAATTTCAGGCAATTCCCGAATCGGGTCTCCAGGGCATTGTCGGACTTGCGAACAAGCCTCTGATACGCGTTTCAAACGGTGGGGCAACGGGAGCCTACTCAATGCTTGCGGGCCATAACATGGTCGCAAGCGGCCAGTATGACCTTGTCGTGGTTTTCGGCGTTGAAAAGGCGCTGGATTGCTATGACTATGAGGCGCGTAGCGCCACACCTGCCGTGGTGCAGACCATTGGTTATTCGTGGGATCCGTGGTTCGAGCGTCCGCTTGGTGCGCATGCCTCGGAAAGTTACGCGGAGGTTGTACAAGCGTACATGGACGAACATCCAGGAGACCTCGCTCCGATGGCTCGCGCGAAAGTTGTGGAATTGTTGTGCCAGCACGCGCAGAACAATCCATACGCTCAGCGTCTGGGAGAGAAAGTAACGGCAGACCAAGTGCTTCGGTCGCGCTACATCGTCTATCCGATCAGGTCGCTTGAGACCTGCGTATACACCGAAGGGGCCTGTGCGCTTATTTTTGCCTCCGAAGACGTGGCACGCAGTATGCAACGCATCGGAAAGACCCCCGTCTGGATTTCTGGCGTCGGCGCGGCAAATGAGCCGTATTTTGTGGGACGCGATATCAGCCGCTATAAAGTCCTGCATCGCATCTATTCCGACTATCTTGCCACAAAGCAGGCTCTTGAGATGGCGCATCTTTCCATTAACGACATTCAGATCATTGAGCTGCACGATGCGTACATTCCGCAGTTCATGATAACGCTTGCCGAGATGGGTGTTACACCGCTTGGTCGGGCAAATGACCTAGTGGAAGAAGGTATTATTATGCCCGGCGGACGCCTCTTGGTAAATCCTTCCGGAGGTCTTGTCTTCGGCGGCCACTTTGTGGGCGGCTCGAACATGATGTCAACTTGGAGCGTGATGCGTGAATTCCGCGAACGCAATCTTCAGTTTGGCATGATTCATGGCACGGGCGCATCGCTTTCGATGTATGGCTCCGTATTCGTGCTCGAAAGGAGGTCGTAA
- the dnaA gene encoding chromosomal replication initiator protein DnaA, whose protein sequence is MTNEDLWQTVLGEMELTLSRANFVTWFKNTSISAHESGAVIVSVPNGFTQEWLENKYNKFILKSLRKTSPDVKEVKYVIGSYSPPPRREHLDVSPETQMDKESFAYDDQLSVGELEQPVLVNKANLNTRYTFSSFIVGSSNELANAASLAVAGSPGTVYNPLLIYGGVGLGKTHLMQAVGNEILAKRPGAQVKYIAAERFTTELINSLQDKRIEEFKQRYRACDVLIIDDIQFLSGKEKTQEEFFHTFNHLFANNKQIILSSDRPPKAIGGIEERLRSRFEGGMVADVGIPELEMRVAILKKKSEERNIALPDDVLMYISTKIQKNIRELEGALNKIAAYVQHTKTVPSLKIAEKILSSLINQPKRMILVRDIMKAVSDFYDIGLDEIVNQCRRKEVVRPRQITMYLLREELQSSYPAIGAKLGNRDHTTVMYGCEKITKELENNLTLQEEVRLIRERLYANMG, encoded by the coding sequence ATGACCAATGAAGATCTCTGGCAGACCGTGTTGGGCGAAATGGAACTTACGCTTTCCAGGGCAAATTTCGTTACCTGGTTTAAAAACACTTCTATTTCTGCTCACGAAAGCGGCGCCGTGATCGTCAGCGTCCCGAACGGGTTCACACAAGAGTGGTTGGAGAATAAATATAACAAATTTATCCTTAAATCGTTGCGCAAAACATCTCCGGACGTTAAAGAGGTGAAGTATGTCATAGGCTCCTACAGTCCGCCTCCGCGCCGAGAACACCTTGATGTCTCCCCCGAGACTCAAATGGACAAGGAATCTTTTGCCTACGACGACCAGCTTAGCGTCGGTGAACTTGAACAGCCGGTTCTGGTAAATAAAGCGAACCTCAATACCCGCTATACCTTTTCTTCGTTTATCGTTGGTTCTTCAAACGAATTGGCAAACGCAGCTTCCCTCGCCGTTGCAGGAAGCCCCGGTACGGTATACAACCCCCTACTTATCTATGGGGGAGTTGGGCTTGGAAAAACGCATCTTATGCAGGCGGTCGGAAACGAAATACTCGCAAAGCGCCCCGGAGCGCAAGTTAAGTACATAGCCGCGGAACGTTTTACGACGGAGCTTATCAATTCGCTCCAAGATAAGCGTATTGAAGAATTTAAACAGCGCTATCGGGCTTGCGATGTGCTTATTATCGACGATATCCAATTTCTTTCCGGAAAAGAAAAGACTCAGGAGGAGTTTTTTCATACCTTTAATCATCTTTTTGCCAACAATAAACAGATCATCCTTTCTTCCGACCGCCCTCCAAAAGCCATAGGAGGCATCGAGGAGCGACTACGGAGCCGTTTTGAGGGCGGCATGGTCGCCGATGTTGGCATACCAGAGCTTGAGATGCGTGTTGCGATTCTAAAGAAAAAATCAGAAGAAAGAAATATTGCGCTTCCCGATGACGTGCTTATGTATATTTCTACGAAAATCCAGAAAAATATTAGAGAGCTCGAGGGAGCGCTTAATAAAATAGCCGCTTACGTACAACACACCAAAACAGTTCCTTCTCTTAAAATAGCAGAGAAAATCCTCTCAAGCCTTATAAATCAGCCAAAACGGATGATTTTGGTACGGGATATTATGAAGGCTGTGTCGGATTTCTACGATATCGGCCTCGATGAAATTGTAAACCAGTGCCGGAGAAAAGAGGTGGTAAGACCGCGACAAATAACCATGTATCTTCTGCGCGAAGAGCTGCAAAGCTCTTATCCGGCCATTGGAGCCAAGCTCGGCAACAGAGATCATACGACCGTTATGTACGGCTGCGAAAAAATTACAAAAGAACTGGAAAACAACCTTACGCTACAGGAAGAGGTCCGGCTCATTCGGGAGCGCCTGTATGCAAACATGGGATAG
- a CDS encoding nucleoside-diphosphate kinase, with protein sequence MSELVHPRHPREERTLLLVKPDGVKRGLTGEIIRRIEMRGFKIIGLAMVWATREQIEGHYDNSDAYAKSLAGKTKATYEKYGIDVKAEMGTDDDLEIGRMVRSWLVEFMLSGPIMKVAIKGVHVVEGIRKLCGHTMPALAEMGTIRGDFSTDSAACANRDHRTVRNLAHASGTPEEAEKELAYWFSEKELHDYKRAEEDVMY encoded by the coding sequence ATGAGCGAGCTTGTCCATCCTCGACACCCCAGAGAAGAACGCACGCTGCTGCTTGTTAAGCCCGACGGCGTAAAGCGCGGGCTAACCGGAGAGATTATTCGCCGTATTGAGATGCGAGGCTTTAAGATCATCGGCCTTGCAATGGTGTGGGCGACGCGGGAACAAATAGAAGGGCATTATGATAATAGCGACGCGTATGCGAAAAGTTTGGCGGGGAAAACGAAAGCAACTTATGAGAAATATGGCATTGATGTAAAGGCAGAAATGGGAACGGATGACGATCTGGAAATCGGCCGAATGGTAAGGTCGTGGCTCGTGGAATTCATGCTTTCCGGTCCCATTATGAAGGTGGCCATCAAGGGGGTGCATGTGGTGGAGGGCATCCGTAAGCTTTGCGGGCATACGATGCCGGCCCTGGCCGAGATGGGAACAATTCGCGGTGATTTTTCAACGGATTCCGCCGCTTGCGCCAACCGAGACCATCGTACGGTACGAAACCTTGCACACGCATCCGGAACTCCGGAAGAGGCGGAGAAAGAGCTTGCGTATTGGTTTTCGGAAAAGGAGCTTCATGACTACAAACGCGCTGAAGAAGACGTGATGTATTAA
- the rpmH gene encoding 50S ribosomal protein L34, producing the protein MLALTYKPKKRRRRRVHGFLKRMRRTGGRRVVQRRRRKHRKKLVV; encoded by the coding sequence ATGCTAGCCCTTACCTACAAACCAAAGAAGCGCAGAAGGCGTCGTGTACACGGGTTTTTAAAACGCATGCGACGTACCGGCGGAAGACGGGTGGTGCAAAGACGACGCCGGAAACACAGAAAGAAGTTAGTTGTGTAG
- the rpsL gene encoding 30S ribosomal protein S12: MPTIHQLIKSPRKSQKVKSKSPVLTRGFNVLKNRPKLYSSPFKRGVCISVKTMTPKKPNSALRKIARVRLTNGMEVTAYIPGIGHNLQEHSVVVIRGGRVKDLPGVRYHIVRGVLDAGGVENRKQERSKYGVKRPQDKK; encoded by the coding sequence ATGCCTACAATCCACCAGCTTATTAAGAGTCCCCGAAAGTCGCAAAAAGTAAAATCAAAAAGCCCCGTGCTGACCCGCGGGTTTAACGTGCTTAAAAACAGGCCGAAACTTTATAGTTCGCCCTTCAAGCGCGGCGTGTGCATCAGTGTAAAAACCATGACCCCTAAAAAACCGAATTCCGCCCTACGCAAAATCGCCCGCGTGCGGCTTACGAACGGCATGGAAGTTACGGCCTACATTCCCGGTATCGGGCATAACTTACAGGAACATTCGGTGGTGGTTATTCGTGGTGGACGCGTCAAAGATCTTCCCGGCGTGCGCTATCACATTGTGCGGGGAGTTTTGGATGCGGGAGGAGTGGAAAATAGAAAACAAGAACGAAGCAAATATGGCGTGAAACGGCCGCAGGATAAAAAATAA